A stretch of Maniola hyperantus chromosome 15, iAphHyp1.2, whole genome shotgun sequence DNA encodes these proteins:
- the Mhc gene encoding myosin heavy chain, muscle isoform X24 → MPKAAVQEGDDPDPTPYLFVSLEQKRIDQSKPYDGKKACWVPDEKEGFVQGEIKATKGDLVTVSLPGGETKDFKKDLVGQVNPPKYEKCEDMSNLTYLNDASVLYNLKQRYYHKLIYTYSGLFCVAINPYKRFPVYTFRCAKLYRGKRRSEVPPHIFAISDGAYVNMLTNHENQSMLITGESGAGKTENTKKVIAYFATVGASSKKEQTTSDKKGSLEDQVVQTNPVLEAFGNAKTVRNDNSSRFGKFIRIHFGPSGKLAGADIETYLLEKARVISQQALERSYHIFYQMMSGSVKGLKEICLLSNNVNDYNIVSQGKTSIPGVDDGAEMILTDEAFDILGFTQEEKDNVYKITAAVMHMGCMKFKQRGREEQAEADGTEDGQKVATLLGVDVQDLYKNLLKPRIKVGNEFVTQGRNKDQVTNSVGALCKGMFDRLFKWLVKKCNETLDTKQKRQHFIGVLDIAGFEIFDFNGFEQLCINFTNEKLQQFFNHHMFVLEQEEYQREGIHWEFIDFGMDLLACIDLIEKPMGILSILEEESMFPKATDLTFVEKLNNNHLGKSAPYLKPKPPKPGCQAAHFAIGHYAGNVGYNITGWLEKNKDPLNDTVVDQFKKGQNKLLIEIFADHPGQSGQPDAGGGGKGGRGKKGGGFATVSSAYKEQLNNLMTTLRSTQPHFVRCIIPNELKQAGLIDSHLVMHQLTCNGVLEGIRICRKGFPNRMVYPDFKLRYMILAPAIMQAEKDPKEAARKCLESVELDPESYRIGHTKVFFRAGVLGQMEELRDDRLSKIISWLQAYIRGYLSRKDFKKLQEQRLALQVVQRNLRKYLQLRTWPWWKLWQRVKPLLNVSRIEDEIAKLEEKAQKAQEAFEKEEKLRKEVEALNSKLLEEKANLLASLEGEKGSLSEIQDRANKLQAQKADIESQLRDTQDRLTQEEDARNQLFQAKKKLEQEVSGLKKDVEDLELSVQKSEQDKATKDHQIRNLNDEIAHQDELINKLNKEKKMQGESNQKTAEELQAAEDKVNHLNKVKQKLEQTLDELEDSLEREKKLRGDVEKQRRKVEGDLKLTQEAVADLERNKKELEQTVQRKDKEISSLTAKLEDEQSIVSKTQKQIKELQARIEELEEEVESERQARAKAEKQRADLARELEELGERLEEAGGATSAQIELNKKREAELSKLRRDLEEANIQHESTLANLRKKHNDAVAEMGEQLDQLNKLKSKAEKERAQYFSEVNDLRAGIDHLSNEKAASEKIIKQLQHQLNEVQNKADEANRTLNDLDAAKKKLSIENSDLLRQLEEAESQVSQLSKIKVSLTTQLEDTKRLADEEARERATLLGKFRNLEHDLDNIREQVEEEAEGKADLQRQLSKANAEAQLWRSKYESEGVARSEELEEAKRKLQARLAEAEETIESLNQKVVALEKTKQRLATEVEDLQLEVDRATAIANAAEKKQKAFDKIIGEWKLKVDDLAAELDASQKECRNYSTELFRLKGAYEEGQEQLEAVRRENKNLADEVKDLLDQIGEGGRNIHEIEKARKRLEAEKDELQAALEEAEAALEQEENKVLRAQLELSQVRQEIDRRIQEKEEEFENTRKNHQRALDSMQASLEAEAKGKAEALRMKKKLEADINELEIALDHANKANAEAQKNIKRYQGQIKDLQTALEEEQRARDDAREQLGISERRANALQNELEESRTLLEQADRARRQAEQELGDAHEQLNDLSAQNGSLSAAKRKLESELQTLHSDLDELLNEAKNSEEKAKKAMVDAARLADELRAEQEHAQTQEKLRKALEQQIKELQIRLDEAEANALKGGKKAIQKLEQRVRELENELDGEQRRHADAQKNLRKAERRIKELTFQGEEDRKNHERMQDLVDKLQQKIKTYKRQIEEAEEIAALNLAKFRKAQQELEEAEERADLAEQAISKFRGKGRAGSAARGVSPAPRSRPAFDGFGTFPPRFDLGPENDF, encoded by the exons CGGTGAGTCTGGTGCTGGTAAGACTGAGAACACGAAGAAGGTAATTGCGTACTTTGCCACCGTCGGTGCCTCCTCGAAGAAGGAACAGACCACCAGCGACAAGAAGGGCTCTCTGGAAGACCAGGTCGTACAAACTAACCCTGTGCTTGAAGCCTTCGGTAACGCCAAGACTGTGCGTAACGACAACTCCTCCCGTTTC GGTAAATTCATCCGTATTCACTTCGGACCATCTGGCAAACTGGCTGGTGCCGATATTGAGACCT ATCTGCTAGAGAAGGCTCGTGTCATCTCCCAACAGGCGCTCGAGCGTTCCTACCACATCTTCTACCAGATGATGTCTGGCTCCGTCAAAGGACTTAAAG AAATCTGCCTTCTGTCCAACAACGTCAACGATTATAACATCGTGTCGCAAGGCAAGACCAGCATCCCGGGCGTTGACGACGGCGCGGAAATGATACTTACCGAT GAAGCCTTTGACATCCTGGGCTTCACCCAAGAAGAGAAGGACAACGTATACAAGATCACCGCCGCTGTCATGCACATGGGTTGTATGAAGTTCAAGCAGAGGGGTCGCGAGGAACAGGCTGAGGCCGACGGCACTGAG GACGGTCAGAAGGTCGCCACGCTTCTCGGTGTCGACGTCCAGGACTTGTACAAGAACCTGCTGAAGCCCCGCATCAAGGTCGGAAACGAGTTCGTGACCCAGGGCCGTAACAAGGACCAGGTCACCAACTCCGTGGGTGCTCTCTGCAAAGGCATGTTCGATCGTCTCTTCAAGTGGCTCGTCAAGAAGTGTAACGAGACCCTAGACACCAAGCAGAAGAGACAGCACTTCATCGGTGTGCTGGATATTGCTGGTTTCGAAATCTTCGAC TTCAATGGGTTCGAACAACTTTGTATTAACTTCACGAATGAGAAATTGCAACAATTCTTCAACCATCACATGTTTGTGTTGGAGCAAGAAGAGTACCAACGCGAAGGCATTCATTGGGAATTTATCGATTTCGGAATGGACTTACTGGCCTGCATTGACCTTATCGAAAAG CCTATGGGTATCCTCTCAATTCTTGAGGAAGAGTCTATGTTCCCGAAAGCCACTGACCTGACATTCGTTGAGAAGTTGAACAACAACCACTTGGGCAAGTCTGCTCCTTACTTGAAGCCCAAGCCCCCCAAGCCTGGTTGCCAAGCCGCTCACTTCGCTATTGGTCATTACGCCGGTAAT GTCGGTTACAACATCACTGGCTGGCTTGAGAAGAACAAGGACCCCCTTAACGACACCGTAGTCGACCAGTTCAAGAAGGGCCAGAACAAACTGTTGATCGAGATCTTCGCTGACCATCCTGGACAGTCCGGCCAGCCTGATGCTGGTGGCGGCGGCAAGG GAGGTCGCGGTAAGAAGGGCGGTGGTTTTGCTACTGTCTCTTCCGCATACAAG GAACAACTGAATAACTTGATGACAACGCTGAGGTCTACACAGCCTCACTTCGTGCGTTGTATCATTCCCAATGAATTGAAACAGGCCG GTCTCATCGACTCTCACCTTGTGATGCACCAGCTCACCTGTAACGGTGTGTTGGAAGGCATCCGTATTTGCCGTAAAGGTTTCCCCAACAGGATGGTCTACCCTGACTTCAAGCTCCG CTACATGATTCTTGCGCCAGCTATCATGCAAGCTGAAAAAGATCCAAAAGAAGCAGCAAGGAAATGTCTCGAATCGGTTGAGCTCGACCCTGAAAGTTATCGTATAGGTCACACCAAG GTATTCTTCCGCGCCGGTGTCCTGGGTCAGATGGAGGAGTTGCGTGATGACAGGCTCTCCAAGATCATATCTTGGCTCCAGGCCTACATCCGTGGTTACCTCTCAAGGAAGGACTTCAAGAAACTGCAAGAACAGAG ATTGGCTCTCCAAGTGGTCCAGCGCAACTTGCGCAAGTACCTCCAACTGCGCACCTGGCCCTGGTGGAAGCTGTGGCAGAGGGTCAAGCCCCTGCTCAACGTCAGCCGCATCGAGGATGAGATCGCG AAACTGGAGGAGAAGGCACAGAAGGCCCAGGAGGCCTTCGAGAAGGAAGAGAAACTTCGCAAGGAAGTCGAGGCCCTTAATTCCAAACTCCTCGAAGAGAAGGCAAACCTTTTGGCTTCTCTCGAAGGCGAGAAGGGCTCGCTCTCTGAGATCCAGGACCGCGCCAACAAGCTCCAGGCGCAGAAGGCCGATATCGAGAGCCAACTTCGG GATACCCAAGACCGCCTCACTCAAGAGGAGGATGCCCGCAACCAACTCTTCCAAGCCAAGAAGAAGTTGGAACAGGAAGTGTCTGGCTTGAAGAAGGATGTAGAAGATCTCGAACTTTCCGTCCAGAAGTCCGAACAAGACAAGGCCACCAAGGATCACCAGATCCGCAACTTGAACGATGAGATCGCCCACCAGGACGAGCTCATCAACAAGCTCAACAAGGAGAAGAAGATGCAAGGCGAGAGCAACCAGAAGACCGCTGAGGAGCTGCAAGCGGCCGAGGACAAGGTCAACCACCTCAACAAGGTCAAGCAGAAGCTCGAGCAGACCCTCGACGAGCTCGAGGACTCCTTGGAGCGCGAGAAGAAACTGCGCGGTGACGTCGAGAAGCAGAGGAGGAAGGTCGAGGGTGACCTCAAGCTCACCCAGGAAGCCGTCGCCGACCTCGAGCGCAACAAGAAGGAGCTCGAACAGACCGTGCAGCGCAAGGACAAGGAAATCTCTTCCCTCACCGCCAAGCTCGAGGACGAGCAGTCCATCGTCAGCAAGACCCAGAAACAGATCAAGGAACTGCAAGCCCGCATCGAGGAGTTGGAAGAGGAAGTCGAATCCGAACGCCAGGCCCGCGCTAAAGCTGAGAAGCAACGCGCTGATCTCGCTCGGGAACTCGAGGAGCTCGGCGAGCGTCTCGAGGAAGCCGGTGGTGCCACCTCTGCTCAGATCGAACTCAACAAGAAGCGTGAGGCTGAGCTCAGCAAGCTCCGCCGCGACTTGGAGGAGGCCAACATCCAGCACGAGTCCACCCTCGCCAACCTCCGCAAGAAGCACAACGATGCCGTTGCTGAGATGGGCGAGCAGCTCGACCAGCTCAACAAACTTAAGTCCAA GGCTGAGAAAGAACGCGCTCAATACTTTAGCGAAGTCAATGACCTTCGCGCCGGTATCGACCACTTGTCCAACGAAAAG GCCGCCTCAGAAAAGATCATCAAGCAACTCCAACACCAGCTCAACGAGGTCCAGAACAAGGCTGATGAAGCTAACCGCACCCTCAACGACCTGGATGCCGCCAAGAAGAAGTTGTCCATCGAGAACTCTGACCTGCTCCGCCAGTTGGAGGAGGCCGAGTCCCAGGTGTCGCAGCTCTCCAAGATCAAGGTGTCGCTCACCACACAGTTGGAGGACACCAAGAGGCTCGCTGACGAAGAGGCTAGG gaaCGCGCCACACTTCTTGGCAAGTTCCGCAACCTCGAACACGACTTGGACAACATCCGCGAGCAAGTCGAAGAGGAGGCCGAAGGCAAGGCTGACTTACAACGCCAGCTTTCCAAGGCTAACGCTGAAGCTCAATTATGGCGCTCCAAGTACGAGTCTGAAGGCGTCGCTCGCTCTGAGGAACTCGAGGAGGCCAAGCGCAAGCTCCAGGCCCGCCTCGCCGAAGCAGAGGAGACCATCGAATCCCTCAACCAGAAGGTCGTTGCCCTCGAAAAGACCAAGCAGCGTCTCGCCACCGAAGTGGAGGACCTGCAACTCGAGGTCGACCGTGCCACTGCCATTGCCAATGCCGCTGAGAAGAAACAGAAGGCCTTCGACAAAATCATTGGCGAATGGAAGCTCAAGGTTGACGACCTTGCCGCTGAACTCGATGCCAGCCAGAAGGAATGCCGCAACTACTCCACCGAACTGTTCCGCCTCAAGGGTGCTTACGAAGAAGGCCAGGAACAACTCGAGGCCGTCCGCCGCGAGAACAAGAACCTTGCCGATGAAGTTAAAGACTTACTCGACCAGATCGGTGAGGGTGGCCGCAACATTCACGAAATCGAGAAGGCCAGGAAGCGTCTCGAAGCCGAGAAAGATGAGCTCCAGGCTGCCCTCGAGGAGGCCGAAGCGGCCCTCGAACAGGAGGAGAACAAGGTTCTGCGTGCTCAACTCGAGCTGTCCCAGGTCAGACAGGAGATCGACAGGAGGATCCAGGAGAAGGAAGAGGAATTCGAAAACACCCGCAAGAACCACCAACGCGCATTGGACTCCATGCAGGCTTCCCTCGAAGCCGAGGCTAAGGGCAAGGCTGAGGCCCTGCGCATGAAGAAGAAGCTCGAGGCTGACATCAATGAACTTGAAATCGCCCTCGACCATGCCAACAAGGCCAACGCTGAGGCTCAGAAGAACATCAAACGCTACCAGGGTCAAATCAAGGACCTCCAGACCGCTTTGGAAGAGGAACAGCGTGCCCGTGACGATGCTCGCGAGCAGCTCGGTATCTCAGAGCGTCGCGCTAACGCCCTCCAGAACGAACTCGAGGAATCTCGTACGCTTCTGGAACAGGCCGACCGCGCTCGTCGCCAGGCCGAACAGGAACTCGGCGATGCTCACGAACAGCTCAACGATCTCTCCGCACAGAACGGCTCACTCTCCGCCGCCAAGAGGAAACTCGAATCCGAGCTCCAGACCCTACACTCCGACCTCGACGAGCTCCTCAACGAGGCTAAGAACTCCGAAGAGAAGGCGAAGAAGGCCATGGTGGACGCTGCCAGGCTCGCCGACGAGCTCCGCGCTGAGCAGGAACACGCCCAGACACAGGAGAAACTCCGCAAAGCCCTCGAACAACAGATCAAGGAACTGCAGATCAGGCTTGACGAGGCCGAGGCGAACGCGCTCAAGGGAGGCAAGAAAGCCATCCAGAAACTCGAACAGAGGGTACGAGAGCTGGAGAACGAGCTCGACGGCGAACAGAGGAGACACGCAGACGCACAGAAGAACCTGCGTAAGGCCGAGAGGCGTATCAAGGAACTGACTTTCCAGGGTGAGGAGGACCGCAAGAACCACGAGCGTATGCAGGACCTCGTCGACAAACTTCAGCAGAAGATCAAGACCTACAAGAGGCAGATCGAGGAAGCCGAAGAAATTGCCGCCCTCAACTTGGCCAAGTTCCGCAAGGCGCAACAGGAATTAGAGGAAGCCGAAGAAAGGGCAGACCTTGCCGAACAAGCGATCAGCAAATTCCGTGGCAAGGGACGCGCGGGATCCGCAGCGAGAGGAGTCAGTCCGGCG CCCCGCTCGCGCCCCGCATTCGACGGTTTCGGCACCTTCCCACCAAGGTTCGACCTGGGGCCAGAAAACGATTTCTAA
- the Mhc gene encoding myosin heavy chain, muscle isoform X30: protein MPKAAVQEGDDPDPTPYLFVSLEQKRIDQSKPYDGKKACWVPDEKEGFVQGEIKATKGDLVTVSLPGGETKDFKKDLVGQVNPPKYEKCEDMSNLTYLNDASVLYNLKQRYYHKLIYTYSGLFCVAINPYKRFPVYTFRCAKLYRGKRRSEVPPHIFAISDGAYVNMLTNHENQSMLITGESGAGKTENTKKVIAYFATVGASSKKEQTTSDKKGSLEDQVVQTNPVLEAFGNAKTVRNDNSSRFGKFIRIHFGPSGKLAGADIETYLLEKARVISQQALERSYHIFYQMMSGSVKGLKEICLLSNNVNDYNIVSQGKTSIPGVDDGAEMILTDEAFDILGFTQEEKDNVYKITAAVMHMGCMKFKQRGREEQAEADGTEDGQKVATLLGVDVQDLYKNLLKPRIKVGNEFVTQGRNKDQVTNSVGALCKGMFDRLFKWLVKKCNETLDTKQKRQHFIGVLDIAGFEIFDYNGFEQLCINFTNEKLQQFFNHHMFVLEQEEYKQEGINWTFIDFGMDLLACIDLIEKPMGILSILEEESMFPKATDLTFVEKLNNNHLGKSAPYLKPKPPKPGCQAAHFAIGHYAGNVGYNITGWLEKNKDPLNDTVVDQFKKGQNKLLIEIFADHPGQSGQPDAGGGGKGGRGKKGGGFATVSSAYKEQLNNLMTTLRSTQPHFVRCIIPNELKQAGLIDSHLVMHQLTCNGVLEGIRICRKGFPNRMVYPDFKLRYMILAPAIMQAEKDPKEAARKCLESVELDPESYRIGHTKVFFRAGVLGQMEELRDDRLSKIISWLQAYIRGYLSRKDFKKLQEQRLALQVVQRNLRKYLQLRTWPWWKLWQRVKPLLNVSRIEDEIAKLEEKAQKAQEAFEKEEKLRKEVEALNSKLLEEKANLLASLEGEKGSLSEIQDRANKLQAQKADIESQLRDTQDRLTQEEDARNQLFQAKKKLEQEVSGLKKDVEDLELSVQKSEQDKATKDHQIRNLNDEIAHQDELINKLNKEKKMQGESNQKTAEELQAAEDKVNHLNKVKQKLEQTLDELEDSLEREKKLRGDVEKQRRKVEGDLKLTQEAVADLERNKKELEQTVQRKDKEISSLTAKLEDEQSIVSKTQKQIKELQARIEELEEEVESERQARAKAEKQRADLARELEELGERLEEAGGATSAQIELNKKREAELSKLRRDLEEANIQHESTLANLRKKHNDAVAEMGEQLDQLNKLKSKAEHDRASCYNELNNTRAAIDQVAREKAASEKIIKQLQHQLNEVQNKADEANRTLNDLDAAKKKLSIENSDLLRQLEEAESQVSQLSKIKVSLTTQLEDTKRLADEEARERATLLGKFRNLEHDLDNIREQVEEEAEGKADLQRQLSKANAEAQLWRSKYESEGVARSEELEEAKRKLQARLAEAEETIESLNQKVVALEKTKQRLATEVEDLQLEVDRATAIANAAEKKQKAFDKIIGEWKLKVDDLAAELDASQKECRNYSTELFRLKGAYEEGQEQLEAVRRENKNLADEVKDLLDQIGEGGRNIHEIEKARKRLEAEKDELQAALEEAEAALEQEENKVLRAQLELSQVRQEIDRRIQEKEEEFENTRKNHQRALDSMQASLEAEAKGKAEALRMKKKLEADINELEIALDHANKANAEAQKNIKRYQGQIKDLQTALEEEQRARDDAREQLGISERRANALQNELEESRTLLEQADRARRQAEQELGDAHEQLNDLSAQNGSLSAAKRKLESELQTLHSDLDELLNEAKNSEEKAKKAMVDAARLADELRAEQEHAQTQEKLRKALEQQIKELQIRLDEAEANALKGGKKAIQKLEQRVRELENELDGEQRRHADAQKNLRKAERRIKELTFQGEEDRKNHERMQDLVDKLQQKIKTYKRQIEEAEEIAALNLAKFRKAQQELEEAEERADLAEQAISKFRGKGRAGSAARGVSPAPRSRPAFDGFGTFPPRFDLGPENDF, encoded by the exons CGGTGAGTCTGGTGCTGGTAAGACTGAGAACACGAAGAAGGTAATTGCGTACTTTGCCACCGTCGGTGCCTCCTCGAAGAAGGAACAGACCACCAGCGACAAGAAGGGCTCTCTGGAAGACCAGGTCGTACAAACTAACCCTGTGCTTGAAGCCTTCGGTAACGCCAAGACTGTGCGTAACGACAACTCCTCCCGTTTC GGTAAATTCATCCGTATTCACTTCGGACCATCTGGCAAACTGGCTGGTGCCGATATTGAGACCT ATCTGCTAGAGAAGGCTCGTGTCATCTCCCAACAGGCGCTCGAGCGTTCCTACCACATCTTCTACCAGATGATGTCTGGCTCCGTCAAAGGACTTAAAG AAATCTGCCTTCTGTCCAACAACGTCAACGATTATAACATCGTGTCGCAAGGCAAGACCAGCATCCCGGGCGTTGACGACGGCGCGGAAATGATACTTACCGAT GAAGCCTTTGACATCCTGGGCTTCACCCAAGAAGAGAAGGACAACGTATACAAGATCACCGCCGCTGTCATGCACATGGGTTGTATGAAGTTCAAGCAGAGGGGTCGCGAGGAACAGGCTGAGGCCGACGGCACTGAG GACGGTCAGAAGGTCGCCACGCTTCTCGGTGTCGACGTCCAGGACTTGTACAAGAACCTGCTGAAGCCCCGCATCAAGGTCGGAAACGAGTTCGTGACCCAGGGCCGTAACAAGGACCAGGTCACCAACTCCGTGGGTGCTCTCTGCAAAGGCATGTTCGATCGTCTCTTCAAGTGGCTCGTCAAGAAGTGTAACGAGACCCTAGACACCAAGCAGAAGAGACAGCACTTCATCGGTGTGCTGGATATTGCTGGTTTCGAAATCTTCGAC TACAACGGTTTCGAGCAACTCTGCATTAACTTCACGAATGAGAAGCTGCAGCAATTCTTTAACCATCACATGTTCGTCCTCGAACAAGAGGAGTACAAGCAGGAGGGCATCAACTGGACCTTCATCGATTTCGGGATGGACTTGCTCGCTTGTATCGATCTGATCGAAAAG CCTATGGGTATCCTCTCAATTCTTGAGGAAGAGTCTATGTTCCCGAAAGCCACTGACCTGACATTCGTTGAGAAGTTGAACAACAACCACTTGGGCAAGTCTGCTCCTTACTTGAAGCCCAAGCCCCCCAAGCCTGGTTGCCAAGCCGCTCACTTCGCTATTGGTCATTACGCCGGTAAT GTCGGTTACAACATCACTGGCTGGCTTGAGAAGAACAAGGACCCCCTTAACGACACCGTAGTCGACCAGTTCAAGAAGGGCCAGAACAAACTGTTGATCGAGATCTTCGCTGACCATCCTGGACAGTCCGGCCAGCCTGATGCTGGTGGCGGCGGCAAGG GAGGTCGCGGTAAGAAGGGCGGTGGTTTTGCTACTGTCTCTTCCGCATACAAG GAACAACTGAATAACTTGATGACAACGCTGAGGTCTACACAGCCTCACTTCGTGCGTTGTATCATTCCCAATGAATTGAAACAGGCCG GTCTCATCGACTCTCACCTTGTGATGCACCAGCTCACCTGTAACGGTGTGTTGGAAGGCATCCGTATTTGCCGTAAAGGTTTCCCCAACAGGATGGTCTACCCTGACTTCAAGCTCCG CTACATGATTCTTGCGCCAGCTATCATGCAAGCTGAAAAAGATCCAAAAGAAGCAGCAAGGAAATGTCTCGAATCGGTTGAGCTCGACCCTGAAAGTTATCGTATAGGTCACACCAAG GTATTCTTCCGCGCCGGTGTCCTGGGTCAGATGGAGGAGTTGCGTGATGACAGGCTCTCCAAGATCATATCTTGGCTCCAGGCCTACATCCGTGGTTACCTCTCAAGGAAGGACTTCAAGAAACTGCAAGAACAGAG ATTGGCTCTCCAAGTGGTCCAGCGCAACTTGCGCAAGTACCTCCAACTGCGCACCTGGCCCTGGTGGAAGCTGTGGCAGAGGGTCAAGCCCCTGCTCAACGTCAGCCGCATCGAGGATGAGATCGCG AAACTGGAGGAGAAGGCACAGAAGGCCCAGGAGGCCTTCGAGAAGGAAGAGAAACTTCGCAAGGAAGTCGAGGCCCTTAATTCCAAACTCCTCGAAGAGAAGGCAAACCTTTTGGCTTCTCTCGAAGGCGAGAAGGGCTCGCTCTCTGAGATCCAGGACCGCGCCAACAAGCTCCAGGCGCAGAAGGCCGATATCGAGAGCCAACTTCGG GATACCCAAGACCGCCTCACTCAAGAGGAGGATGCCCGCAACCAACTCTTCCAAGCCAAGAAGAAGTTGGAACAGGAAGTGTCTGGCTTGAAGAAGGATGTAGAAGATCTCGAACTTTCCGTCCAGAAGTCCGAACAAGACAAGGCCACCAAGGATCACCAGATCCGCAACTTGAACGATGAGATCGCCCACCAGGACGAGCTCATCAACAAGCTCAACAAGGAGAAGAAGATGCAAGGCGAGAGCAACCAGAAGACCGCTGAGGAGCTGCAAGCGGCCGAGGACAAGGTCAACCACCTCAACAAGGTCAAGCAGAAGCTCGAGCAGACCCTCGACGAGCTCGAGGACTCCTTGGAGCGCGAGAAGAAACTGCGCGGTGACGTCGAGAAGCAGAGGAGGAAGGTCGAGGGTGACCTCAAGCTCACCCAGGAAGCCGTCGCCGACCTCGAGCGCAACAAGAAGGAGCTCGAACAGACCGTGCAGCGCAAGGACAAGGAAATCTCTTCCCTCACCGCCAAGCTCGAGGACGAGCAGTCCATCGTCAGCAAGACCCAGAAACAGATCAAGGAACTGCAAGCCCGCATCGAGGAGTTGGAAGAGGAAGTCGAATCCGAACGCCAGGCCCGCGCTAAAGCTGAGAAGCAACGCGCTGATCTCGCTCGGGAACTCGAGGAGCTCGGCGAGCGTCTCGAGGAAGCCGGTGGTGCCACCTCTGCTCAGATCGAACTCAACAAGAAGCGTGAGGCTGAGCTCAGCAAGCTCCGCCGCGACTTGGAGGAGGCCAACATCCAGCACGAGTCCACCCTCGCCAACCTCCGCAAGAAGCACAACGATGCCGTTGCTGAGATGGGCGAGCAGCTCGACCAGCTCAACAAACTTAAGTCCAA GGCTGAACATGATCGCGCGTCTTGCTACAACGAGCTTAACAACACCCGCGCGGCCATTGACCAAGTGGCGAGAGAGAAG GCCGCCTCAGAAAAGATCATCAAGCAACTCCAACACCAGCTCAACGAGGTCCAGAACAAGGCTGATGAAGCTAACCGCACCCTCAACGACCTGGATGCCGCCAAGAAGAAGTTGTCCATCGAGAACTCTGACCTGCTCCGCCAGTTGGAGGAGGCCGAGTCCCAGGTGTCGCAGCTCTCCAAGATCAAGGTGTCGCTCACCACACAGTTGGAGGACACCAAGAGGCTCGCTGACGAAGAGGCTAGG gaaCGCGCCACACTTCTTGGCAAGTTCCGCAACCTCGAACACGACTTGGACAACATCCGCGAGCAAGTCGAAGAGGAGGCCGAAGGCAAGGCTGACTTACAACGCCAGCTTTCCAAGGCTAACGCTGAAGCTCAATTATGGCGCTCCAAGTACGAGTCTGAAGGCGTCGCTCGCTCTGAGGAACTCGAGGAGGCCAAGCGCAAGCTCCAGGCCCGCCTCGCCGAAGCAGAGGAGACCATCGAATCCCTCAACCAGAAGGTCGTTGCCCTCGAAAAGACCAAGCAGCGTCTCGCCACCGAAGTGGAGGACCTGCAACTCGAGGTCGACCGTGCCACTGCCATTGCCAATGCCGCTGAGAAGAAACAGAAGGCCTTCGACAAAATCATTGGCGAATGGAAGCTCAAGGTTGACGACCTTGCCGCTGAACTCGATGCCAGCCAGAAGGAATGCCGCAACTACTCCACCGAACTGTTCCGCCTCAAGGGTGCTTACGAAGAAGGCCAGGAACAACTCGAGGCCGTCCGCCGCGAGAACAAGAACCTTGCCGATGAAGTTAAAGACTTACTCGACCAGATCGGTGAGGGTGGCCGCAACATTCACGAAATCGAGAAGGCCAGGAAGCGTCTCGAAGCCGAGAAAGATGAGCTCCAGGCTGCCCTCGAGGAGGCCGAAGCGGCCCTCGAACAGGAGGAGAACAAGGTTCTGCGTGCTCAACTCGAGCTGTCCCAGGTCAGACAGGAGATCGACAGGAGGATCCAGGAGAAGGAAGAGGAATTCGAAAACACCCGCAAGAACCACCAACGCGCATTGGACTCCATGCAGGCTTCCCTCGAAGCCGAGGCTAAGGGCAAGGCTGAGGCCCTGCGCATGAAGAAGAAGCTCGAGGCTGACATCAATGAACTTGAAATCGCCCTCGACCATGCCAACAAGGCCAACGCTGAGGCTCAGAAGAACATCAAACGCTACCAGGGTCAAATCAAGGACCTCCAGACCGCTTTGGAAGAGGAACAGCGTGCCCGTGACGATGCTCGCGAGCAGCTCGGTATCTCAGAGCGTCGCGCTAACGCCCTCCAGAACGAACTCGAGGAATCTCGTACGCTTCTGGAACAGGCCGACCGCGCTCGTCGCCAGGCCGAACAGGAACTCGGCGATGCTCACGAACAGCTCAACGATCTCTCCGCACAGAACGGCTCACTCTCCGCCGCCAAGAGGAAACTCGAATCCGAGCTCCAGACCCTACACTCCGACCTCGACGAGCTCCTCAACGAGGCTAAGAACTCCGAAGAGAAGGCGAAGAAGGCCATGGTGGACGCTGCCAGGCTCGCCGACGAGCTCCGCGCTGAGCAGGAACACGCCCAGACACAGGAGAAACTCCGCAAAGCCCTCGAACAACAGATCAAGGAACTGCAGATCAGGCTTGACGAGGCCGAGGCGAACGCGCTCAAGGGAGGCAAGAAAGCCATCCAGAAACTCGAACAGAGGGTACGAGAGCTGGAGAACGAGCTCGACGGCGAACAGAGGAGACACGCAGACGCACAGAAGAACCTGCGTAAGGCCGAGAGGCGTATCAAGGAACTGACTTTCCAGGGTGAGGAGGACCGCAAGAACCACGAGCGTATGCAGGACCTCGTCGACAAACTTCAGCAGAAGATCAAGACCTACAAGAGGCAGATCGAGGAAGCCGAAGAAATTGCCGCCCTCAACTTGGCCAAGTTCCGCAAGGCGCAACAGGAATTAGAGGAAGCCGAAGAAAGGGCAGACCTTGCCGAACAAGCGATCAGCAAATTCCGTGGCAAGGGACGCGCGGGATCCGCAGCGAGAGGAGTCAGTCCGGCG CCCCGCTCGCGCCCCGCATTCGACGGTTTCGGCACCTTCCCACCAAGGTTCGACCTGGGGCCAGAAAACGATTTCTAA